In Mixta intestinalis, the following are encoded in one genomic region:
- a CDS encoding phage antirepressor KilAC domain-containing protein, whose amino-acid sequence MMISTESLNALHQSVTMSSREIAEMTGNTHGEVKRLIKSLETAQRLSQPLTAWDYEAEGTVRQEYRLNKRDSVLAVARLSPAFTAEALDRWQEREKVAHLPDFTNPAEAARAWAEQFEQRQKAEQQLALFAPKAEFFDRYVTVEEESLGFRQLCKMLKVKEPDFRQFLLERNIMYRLNGTLTPHQQHLSAGRFTLRSGVGENQHAFSQARFTAKGVKWVASLWAGHIASQPKGAAA is encoded by the coding sequence ATGATGATTTCAACTGAGAGCCTGAATGCTCTTCATCAATCCGTCACGATGAGTAGCCGCGAAATCGCAGAGATGACCGGTAATACGCATGGCGAGGTGAAACGTCTGATAAAGAGCCTGGAAACCGCGCAGCGGCTGTCGCAGCCGCTTACCGCCTGGGACTATGAAGCTGAAGGAACGGTGCGCCAGGAGTATCGCCTTAATAAGCGTGACTCGGTGCTGGCCGTAGCACGTTTATCACCGGCGTTTACCGCTGAAGCGCTGGATCGCTGGCAGGAGCGTGAAAAAGTGGCGCATCTGCCCGATTTCACCAATCCGGCTGAAGCGGCACGTGCCTGGGCTGAACAGTTTGAGCAGCGCCAGAAGGCAGAGCAGCAGCTGGCGCTTTTTGCACCCAAGGCGGAGTTCTTCGACCGTTATGTCACGGTGGAAGAGGAGTCGCTCGGTTTTCGCCAGCTGTGCAAGATGCTGAAAGTTAAAGAACCAGATTTTCGTCAGTTTCTGCTGGAGCGCAATATTATGTACCGTCTGAACGGAACGCTGACGCCTCATCAGCAGCACCTTAGCGCCGGGCGTTTTACCCTACGCTCTGGCGTGGGCGAAAATCAGCACGCGTTTTCTCAGGCGCGCTTTACGGCGAAAGGGGTTAAGTGGGTGGCCAGCCTGTGGGCCGGACATATTGCCTCGCAGCCAAAAGGCGCTGCGGCCTGA
- the fadR gene encoding fatty acid metabolism transcriptional regulator FadR, which produces MVIKAQSPAGFAEEYIIESIWNSRFPPGSILPAERELSELIGVTRTTLREVLQRLARDGWLTIQHGKPTRVNDFWETSGLNILETLARLDHDSVPQLIDNLLSVRTNISSIFIRRAIRHFPERAREVLISAEGIDDQADAYTELDYRIFRGLAFASGNPIYGLILNGLKGLYTRVGRHYFANPEARLLAQRFYQQLLAFCDGADPEHIVAAVRDYGRRSGDIWHSMQTLPDDLQRR; this is translated from the coding sequence ATGGTTATAAAGGCGCAGAGCCCGGCCGGGTTCGCGGAAGAATATATCATTGAAAGTATCTGGAATAGCCGTTTTCCTCCTGGGTCCATCCTCCCTGCCGAGCGCGAACTGTCTGAATTAATCGGCGTCACCCGCACCACACTGCGCGAAGTACTTCAGCGTCTGGCGCGTGACGGCTGGCTGACGATTCAGCACGGCAAGCCTACGCGGGTTAATGATTTCTGGGAAACGTCCGGCCTGAATATTCTTGAAACGCTGGCGCGTCTCGATCACGATAGCGTACCGCAGCTGATTGATAATCTGCTTTCCGTACGTACCAATATTTCCTCTATTTTTATTCGTCGCGCCATCCGCCACTTTCCCGAGAGGGCGCGCGAGGTGTTAATCAGTGCTGAAGGCATTGACGATCAGGCGGATGCCTATACCGAGCTGGACTACCGTATTTTCCGCGGTCTGGCTTTTGCATCGGGCAACCCGATTTATGGCCTGATCCTTAACGGTCTGAAAGGGCTCTATACCCGCGTTGGGCGTCACTATTTCGCTAACCCGGAAGCGCGCCTGCTGGCGCAGCGCTTTTATCAGCAGCTGCTGGCGTTTTGCGATGGTGCCGATCCGGAGCATATCGTGGCTGCCGTACGCGATTACGGGCGTCGCAGCGGTGATATCTGGCACAGCATGCAAACGTTGCCGGACGATTTGCAGCGCCGCTGA
- a CDS encoding YeaH/YhbH family protein, with amino-acid sequence MAYFIDRRLNGKNKSAVNRQRFLRRYKSQIKQSISEAINKRSVTDVESGESVSIPVDDINEPIFHQGRGGTRHRVHPGNDHFVQNDRIERPQGGGGGGGSGQGNASQDGEGQDEFVFQISKDEYLDLLFEDLALPHLRKTQQRQMNEFKTHRAGFTSNGVPANISVVRSLQNSLARRTAMTAGKRRMLHELEEALLLTEKAEPAQLLEEERLRKEIAELRARIERVPFIDTFDLRYKNFEKRPEPSSQAVMFCLMDVSGSMDQPTKDMAKRFYILLYLFLSRTYKNVEVVYIRHHTQAKEVDEQEFFYSQETGGTIVSSALKLMDEVVKARYDPTQWNIYAAQASDGDNWADDSPLCHEILAKNILPVVRYYSYIEITRRAHQTLWREYEHLQATFDNFAIQHIREPEDIYPVFRELFHRQAAES; translated from the coding sequence ATGGCCTATTTTATCGATCGGCGACTCAACGGCAAAAACAAGAGCGCGGTAAACCGTCAGCGCTTTTTACGCCGCTATAAGTCGCAAATCAAACAGTCGATCTCCGAGGCCATTAACAAACGTTCGGTGACCGACGTTGAGAGTGGTGAATCCGTTTCGATTCCGGTAGATGACATTAACGAACCCATTTTTCATCAGGGACGCGGCGGCACCCGCCATCGCGTTCATCCTGGCAACGATCACTTCGTACAGAACGATCGTATTGAACGTCCTCAGGGCGGTGGCGGAGGCGGCGGCAGTGGTCAGGGCAACGCCAGCCAGGATGGCGAAGGACAGGATGAGTTTGTTTTCCAGATTTCAAAAGATGAATATCTCGATCTGCTGTTTGAAGATCTGGCGCTGCCGCATCTGCGTAAAACGCAGCAGCGACAGATGAACGAGTTTAAAACGCATCGTGCGGGCTTCACTTCCAATGGCGTGCCAGCCAACATCAGCGTGGTACGCTCGTTGCAAAACTCCCTGGCGCGGCGTACCGCGATGACGGCAGGTAAACGGCGCATGCTGCACGAACTGGAAGAGGCGCTGCTGCTGACAGAAAAAGCGGAGCCGGCACAGCTTCTGGAGGAAGAGCGGCTCAGAAAAGAGATTGCCGAGCTGCGGGCGCGCATTGAGCGCGTGCCGTTTATTGACACCTTCGATCTACGCTATAAAAACTTCGAGAAACGCCCGGAACCGTCCAGCCAGGCGGTAATGTTTTGTCTGATGGACGTTTCCGGCTCGATGGATCAGCCCACAAAGGATATGGCGAAACGCTTTTATATTCTGCTCTATCTGTTCCTGAGCCGAACCTATAAAAACGTCGAGGTGGTTTATATCCGCCATCATACGCAGGCAAAAGAGGTGGACGAACAGGAGTTTTTCTACTCGCAGGAAACGGGCGGCACCATTGTTTCCAGCGCGCTTAAGCTAATGGATGAGGTAGTAAAAGCGCGCTACGATCCCACGCAGTGGAATATCTACGCTGCACAGGCTTCAGATGGCGACAACTGGGCCGATGATTCGCCGCTGTGCCATGAAATTCTGGCAAAAAACATCCTGCCAGTGGTGCGTTACTATAGCTATATCGAGATTACCCGGCGCGCGCATCAAACGCTATGGCGCGAATATGAGCATTTACAGGCAACGTTTGATAACTTCGCTATTCAGCACATTCGCGAACCGGAAGATATCTATCCGGTATTCCGCGAACTGTTTCACCGACAGGCGGCGGAGAGTTGA
- a CDS encoding SpoVR family protein translates to MTTIFDDPVKDSKRLSDGPDWTFELLDTYLAEIDRVAKHYRLETYPHQIEVITSEQMMDAYSSVGMPINYAHWSFGKKFIETEQRYKHGQQGLAYEIVINSNPCIAYLMEENTITMQALVIAHACYGHNSFFKNNYLFRSWTDASSIIDYLLFAKNYIAECEERYGVEEVERLLDSCHALMNYGVDRYKRPQKISLQEEKARQKSREEYLQSQVNTLWRTLPRREKEEVHAEKVRFPSEPQENLLYFMEKNAPLLEPWQREILRIVRKVSQYFYPQKQTQVMNEGWATFWHYTILNHLYDKGKVTERFMLEFLHSHTNVVFQPSYNSQWYNGINPYALGFAMFQDIKRICQSPTEEDRYWFPDIAGSDWLETLHFAMREFKDESFISQFLSPKVMRDFRLFTVLDDDRNNYLEIAAIHDEAGYRAIRQQLSAQYNLSNLEPNIQVYNVDLRGDRSLTLRYVPHQRAPLDKSRREVLKHVHRLWGFDVHLEQQNEDGSVEMLDRCPPRPNSL, encoded by the coding sequence ATGACGACTATATTTGACGATCCGGTTAAGGACAGCAAACGACTCAGTGACGGACCCGACTGGACCTTTGAGCTACTCGATACCTACCTGGCAGAAATCGACCGCGTAGCGAAACACTACCGGCTGGAAACCTACCCGCATCAAATTGAAGTCATCACCTCGGAGCAGATGATGGATGCCTATTCCAGCGTCGGGATGCCGATTAACTATGCCCACTGGTCTTTTGGCAAAAAGTTTATCGAAACCGAGCAGCGCTACAAACATGGCCAACAGGGACTGGCGTATGAAATCGTCATTAACTCCAATCCCTGTATCGCCTACCTGATGGAAGAGAACACCATTACCATGCAGGCGCTGGTGATTGCGCACGCCTGCTACGGCCATAACTCATTTTTCAAAAATAACTACCTGTTCCGCAGCTGGACCGATGCCAGCTCGATCATCGACTATTTGCTGTTCGCCAAAAATTATATTGCCGAATGCGAAGAGCGTTATGGCGTTGAAGAGGTGGAACGACTACTCGACTCCTGTCACGCGCTGATGAACTATGGGGTCGATCGCTACAAACGCCCGCAAAAAATTTCGCTTCAGGAGGAGAAAGCCCGGCAGAAGAGTCGTGAAGAATATCTGCAAAGCCAGGTAAATACCCTCTGGCGTACGCTGCCGCGCCGCGAAAAAGAGGAAGTCCATGCGGAGAAAGTGCGTTTCCCTTCTGAACCACAGGAAAATTTACTCTACTTTATGGAGAAGAACGCCCCGCTGCTGGAGCCCTGGCAGCGTGAGATCCTGCGCATTGTGCGTAAGGTCAGCCAGTATTTTTATCCGCAGAAACAGACGCAGGTCATGAACGAAGGCTGGGCCACCTTCTGGCACTACACCATCCTGAATCATCTGTATGATAAAGGGAAAGTAACCGAGCGTTTTATGCTGGAGTTCCTGCACAGCCACACTAACGTGGTGTTTCAGCCCAGCTACAACAGTCAGTGGTATAACGGCATCAACCCTTATGCACTCGGTTTTGCCATGTTCCAGGATATCAAGCGCATCTGTCAGTCACCGACGGAAGAAGATCGCTACTGGTTCCCTGATATCGCCGGTTCAGACTGGCTGGAGACGCTGCATTTTGCTATGCGCGAATTTAAAGATGAGAGCTTTATCAGCCAGTTCCTGTCGCCGAAGGTAATGCGCGATTTCCGCCTGTTTACCGTGCTGGATGACGATCGCAATAACTATCTGGAGATTGCGGCGATCCATGATGAAGCGGGCTATCGTGCTATCCGTCAACAGCTGTCGGCACAGTACAACCTGAGCAACCTTGAGCCCAATATTCAGGTTTACAATGTCGATCTGCGCGGCGATCGTTCCCTGACGCTGCGCTATGTGCCGCATCAGCGTGCGCCGCTGGATAAAAGCCGCCGCGAAGTGCTAAAGCATGTGCATCGCCTGTGGGGGTTTGATGTACATCTTGAACAGCAAAATGAGGATGGGAGCGTAGAGATGCTGGATCGCTGTCCGCCGCGCCCTAACTCGCTGTAG
- a CDS encoding YcgN family cysteine cluster protein, with protein sequence MTDTPFWQVKSLEQMSDEEWESLCDGCGQCCLNKLQDADTDEIYFTNVACDQLNIKTCQCRNYERRFEYEEDCIKLTRENLPTFSWLPPSCAYRLLAEGKGLPVWHPLRSGSKAAMHAARISVRHIAVRESEVVDWEDHIINRPEWKA encoded by the coding sequence ATGACTGATACCCCTTTCTGGCAGGTGAAAAGCCTGGAACAAATGAGTGATGAGGAATGGGAATCCTTGTGCGATGGTTGCGGACAGTGCTGCCTGAATAAGTTGCAGGATGCCGATACGGATGAAATCTATTTCACCAATGTCGCCTGTGACCAGCTCAATATCAAAACCTGCCAGTGCCGTAACTACGAGCGCCGCTTCGAATATGAAGAGGACTGCATCAAACTGACGCGTGAAAATCTGCCGACCTTCTCCTGGCTGCCGCCCAGCTGTGCCTATCGTCTGCTGGCGGAAGGAAAAGGATTGCCGGTATGGCATCCGTTACGCAGCGGCTCAAAGGCCGCCATGCATGCCGCACGTATTTCCGTGCGGCATATTGCGGTGCGTGAAAGTGAGGTAGTGGACTGGGAAGATCACATTATCAATCGACCGGAATGGAAAGCCTAA
- the nhaB gene encoding sodium/proton antiporter NhaB: MDISPGRAFTRNFLGQSPDWYKLTLLGFLVINPLLFFFVSPFLAGWLLVAEFIFTLGMALKCYPLMPGGLLALEAVVIGMASAEQVKEELANNLEVLLLLIFMVAGIHFMRQLLLFVFTRLLLTIRSKVWLGLSFCLAAAFLSAFLDALTVVAVVLSVAAGFYDIYHRVLSEGEGADGCLSDEAHRETLEKFRSFLRSLMMQAGVGTALGGVMTMVGEPQNLIIAKAASWDFVGFFLRMAPVTVPVLICGLITCLVLERFRLFGYGEPLPEKVRAVLMDYDREASQKRTRQERLNLWIQGIIAVWLICALALHLAEVGLIGLSVIILATSLCGVTDEHVIGRAFSEALPFTALLTVFFAIVAVIVEQNLFSPLIHFVLQAEANTQLTWFYVFNGLLSSISDNVFVGTVYINEAKNAFTHGAISLEQFELLAVATNTGTNLPSVATPNGQAAFLFMLTSALAPLIRLSYGRMVWMALPYTLVLSLVGLFCIMYTLEPVTQWLMQHGWLTLPVL; encoded by the coding sequence ATGGATATTTCCCCTGGGCGCGCTTTTACGCGTAATTTTCTCGGACAGTCTCCCGACTGGTATAAGTTGACGCTGCTGGGCTTCCTGGTGATTAACCCCCTGCTGTTTTTCTTCGTCAGCCCCTTTCTTGCTGGCTGGCTGCTGGTAGCGGAGTTCATTTTTACGCTCGGTATGGCGCTAAAATGTTATCCGCTGATGCCCGGCGGCCTGCTGGCGCTGGAGGCCGTCGTTATCGGCATGGCCAGCGCGGAACAGGTTAAAGAGGAGCTGGCGAATAATCTTGAAGTCCTGCTGCTGCTGATTTTTATGGTGGCCGGTATTCATTTTATGCGCCAGCTGCTGCTGTTCGTTTTTACCCGGCTGCTGCTGACCATTCGCTCTAAGGTCTGGCTGGGACTGTCGTTCTGCCTTGCCGCCGCCTTCCTTTCCGCATTTCTCGATGCGCTGACGGTGGTCGCGGTGGTGCTCAGCGTTGCCGCCGGTTTTTACGATATCTATCATCGCGTTCTCTCTGAAGGGGAAGGTGCTGACGGCTGCCTTAGTGATGAAGCGCATCGCGAGACGCTGGAAAAATTCCGCTCCTTCTTACGCAGCCTGATGATGCAGGCGGGCGTGGGTACGGCGCTGGGCGGCGTCATGACCATGGTTGGCGAACCGCAAAACCTGATTATTGCCAAAGCAGCCAGCTGGGATTTTGTTGGCTTCTTCCTGCGTATGGCGCCGGTTACCGTACCGGTACTGATTTGCGGCTTAATAACCTGCCTGGTGCTGGAGCGTTTTCGCCTGTTTGGTTACGGTGAACCGCTACCGGAGAAGGTGCGCGCCGTGCTGATGGATTACGATCGCGAAGCGAGCCAGAAACGCACCCGCCAGGAGAGACTGAATCTGTGGATACAGGGCATTATCGCCGTCTGGCTGATCTGTGCACTGGCGCTGCACCTGGCTGAAGTGGGGCTGATTGGCCTGTCGGTCATTATTCTGGCGACCTCGCTGTGCGGCGTGACCGATGAGCATGTGATTGGACGCGCCTTTTCCGAAGCGTTGCCGTTTACCGCGCTACTGACGGTATTTTTCGCCATCGTCGCTGTTATTGTGGAACAAAACCTGTTCAGCCCGTTAATTCACTTTGTATTGCAGGCTGAAGCCAATACGCAGCTGACCTGGTTTTATGTTTTTAACGGTCTGCTCTCTTCCATTTCGGATAACGTTTTTGTCGGTACGGTCTATATCAACGAGGCGAAAAACGCCTTTACCCACGGCGCTATCAGTCTGGAACAGTTTGAACTGCTGGCGGTAGCCACCAATACCGGTACTAACCTGCCATCGGTAGCCACGCCTAACGGCCAGGCGGCGTTTCTGTTTATGCTGACTTCAGCGCTGGCACCGCTCATCCGCCTCTCCTATGGGCGCATGGTGTGGATGGCGCTGCCCTATACGCTGGTACTTTCTCTGGTTGGGCTGTTCTGCATTATGTATACGCTTGAACCAGTGACGCAGTGGCTGATGCAGCATGGCTGGTTAACCCTGCCGGTACTGTAG
- the dsbB gene encoding disulfide bond formation protein DsbB — MLRYLNKCSTGRGAWLLLALTAFALEMVALWFQHVMLLKPCVMCIYERCALFGVMGAGLAGAIAPKTPLRYAALVIWLYSAWEGLRLSYEHTMIQLHPSPFVTCDFAARFPSWLPLDKWLPSVFVASGDCAERVWSFLTLGMPEWLMVIFAAYLLVALLVLIAQAFKPKRQEHFSNVA; from the coding sequence ATGTTGCGATATCTTAATAAATGCTCAACAGGACGCGGCGCCTGGCTGTTACTGGCGCTGACTGCATTTGCGCTTGAAATGGTGGCGCTGTGGTTTCAGCACGTCATGCTGCTCAAACCCTGCGTGATGTGCATCTATGAACGCTGCGCGCTGTTTGGCGTTATGGGTGCCGGGCTGGCAGGAGCTATCGCACCGAAAACGCCGCTGCGCTATGCGGCGCTGGTAATCTGGCTTTACAGTGCCTGGGAGGGACTACGTCTCTCTTATGAACATACCATGATTCAGCTGCACCCAAGCCCTTTTGTCACTTGCGATTTTGCTGCCCGTTTCCCCAGCTGGTTACCGCTGGATAAATGGCTGCCGTCGGTTTTCGTCGCTTCCGGCGACTGTGCCGAGCGCGTCTGGTCCTTCCTGACGCTGGGCATGCCGGAGTGGCTAATGGTGATTTTTGCCGCCTATCTGCTTGTGGCGCTGCTGGTACTGATTGCGCAGGCGTTTAAACCAAAGCGCCAGGAGCATTTTAGCAACGTGGCGTAA
- a CDS encoding DUF1480 family protein, with amino-acid sequence MGHVVKIGRYEIIDADLDAEKIDTVSIPCQTNPGLSYQLDGWDQETSVPAWIDGEPVDLQICHYDKQQDRWVLKKPA; translated from the coding sequence ATGGGTCATGTAGTCAAAATTGGTCGCTACGAGATTATTGATGCGGATCTGGATGCCGAAAAGATAGATACCGTCAGCATCCCCTGTCAAACTAATCCCGGACTCAGCTACCAGCTTGACGGCTGGGATCAGGAAACCAGCGTTCCTGCCTGGATCGACGGTGAGCCGGTTGATTTGCAAATCTGCCACTATGATAAGCAACAGGATCGCTGGGTATTGAAAAAACCTGCCTGA
- a CDS encoding multidrug effflux MFS transporter — translation MQKFTFLLLSLVLLAPLGIDLYLPTLPDIALGLSTPVSTVQTTIPIFLLVMGLGQIIAGPLVDNFGRKPIAMIGLLLYICGSALAACALNWPMFLLARVVQGCAVCCTAVVAFSGVRDRLTGDDAARAYGFLNGALNIVPALAPMLGGFLAEAFGWRAPFWFLACYALFISVLIGLLLPETRPADTRKVKGLPLRQYGAILREPRFLAFAFANAGALGMVLTYVSLAPHVLMTEGQLSALQFSIAFGANGFWIMLVSVLVNKMIRKVGRPVCLALGTLAMLLGSVLLFAGEQMLPASLQTHWALYMLPVAVSVAGLAFTVGPATSYALEPYHQQAGVASALAGFIQMAGGSSAGLLMMALPLKEKDALALMMLAGAALTFLAWRYSKKMRGSLTALSF, via the coding sequence ATGCAAAAATTTACCTTTCTGTTGCTTAGCCTGGTGCTACTGGCTCCGCTGGGCATCGATCTCTATTTGCCCACGCTACCGGATATTGCTCTGGGGCTATCAACGCCGGTCTCCACGGTACAGACAACTATCCCAATTTTCCTGTTAGTAATGGGGCTGGGGCAGATTATCGCCGGACCGCTGGTAGATAACTTTGGCCGAAAACCAATAGCGATGATCGGCCTGCTGCTTTACATCTGCGGCAGCGCCCTGGCCGCCTGCGCGCTGAACTGGCCGATGTTTTTACTGGCACGCGTGGTACAGGGCTGCGCCGTCTGCTGTACGGCGGTAGTGGCTTTCAGCGGCGTGCGCGATCGCCTGACCGGTGACGACGCGGCTCGTGCCTACGGCTTTCTTAACGGCGCACTGAATATTGTGCCAGCGCTGGCACCGATGCTGGGCGGCTTTCTTGCCGAGGCCTTCGGCTGGCGTGCACCCTTCTGGTTCCTGGCCTGCTACGCGCTGTTTATCAGCGTGCTGATTGGCCTGTTGCTGCCGGAAACGCGTCCGGCGGATACGCGCAAGGTTAAAGGGTTGCCGCTGCGTCAGTATGGCGCAATCCTGCGTGAGCCACGCTTTTTGGCCTTCGCCTTTGCCAATGCCGGCGCGTTAGGAATGGTACTCACCTACGTTTCGCTGGCGCCGCACGTGTTGATGACCGAAGGCCAGTTGAGCGCCTTACAGTTTTCCATCGCCTTTGGCGCTAATGGTTTCTGGATCATGCTGGTCAGCGTGCTGGTTAATAAAATGATTCGCAAGGTAGGACGTCCCGTTTGTCTGGCGCTGGGCACGCTGGCGATGCTGTTGGGCAGCGTATTGTTGTTTGCTGGCGAACAGATGCTACCTGCGTCACTGCAAACCCACTGGGCGCTTTATATGTTGCCGGTAGCGGTATCCGTTGCCGGGCTGGCCTTTACCGTTGGCCCCGCCACCAGCTACGCGCTGGAGCCTTATCACCAGCAGGCTGGCGTGGCGTCGGCGCTGGCAGGTTTTATTCAGATGGCGGGCGGCTCGTCTGCCGGGCTGTTGATGATGGCGCTGCCGCTGAAAGAAAAAGATGCGCTGGCGCTGATGATGCTGGCAGGTGCAGCGCTCACGTTTCTGGCGTGGCGCTACAGTAAAAAGATGCGCGGTTCGCTTACCGCGCTCTCGTTTTAA
- the dadX gene encoding catabolic alanine racemase DadX — protein sequence MSRPIVATIHSAALRQNLAIVRQAAPDSRIWSVVKANGYGHGIDRIWQHLSDTDGFALLNLEEAILLRERGWKKPILLLEGFFHSDELALLDRYRLTTSLHSNWQIKALAQARLSAPLDIYVKVNTGMNRLGFLPEQVHNVWQKLRALENVGEMTLMTHFAEAESAEGIVEPMKQVERAAEGLDCPRSLSNSAATLWHPEAHFDWVRPGIVLYGASPSGQWQDIASTGLKPAMTLTSDVIAVQTVKAGAGIGYGYRYHASEEQRIGIVACGYADGYPRHAPTGTPVMVDGVRTRTLGTVSMDMLAVDLTPCPQAGIGSKAELWGEQIKIDEVASSAGTVGYELMCALTPRVPVEVR from the coding sequence ATGTCACGTCCGATTGTCGCAACCATTCATAGCGCTGCGTTGCGGCAAAACCTGGCAATTGTGCGTCAGGCCGCGCCGGATTCCCGTATCTGGTCTGTTGTAAAAGCGAATGGCTACGGTCACGGCATCGATCGTATCTGGCAGCATTTGAGTGATACCGATGGCTTTGCTTTACTCAACCTTGAAGAGGCAATTCTGCTGCGCGAGCGCGGCTGGAAAAAACCGATACTGCTGCTGGAAGGTTTTTTCCACAGCGATGAGCTGGCGCTGCTGGATCGCTATCGGTTGACTACCAGCCTGCACAGCAACTGGCAAATCAAAGCGCTGGCGCAGGCGCGGCTGAGCGCGCCACTGGATATTTATGTCAAAGTTAATACCGGCATGAATCGGCTGGGCTTTTTGCCGGAGCAGGTCCATAACGTCTGGCAGAAGCTACGCGCGCTGGAAAACGTGGGTGAAATGACGTTGATGACCCATTTTGCCGAAGCGGAAAGCGCAGAAGGCATAGTCGAGCCGATGAAGCAGGTGGAGCGGGCGGCAGAAGGGCTGGACTGCCCGCGTTCGCTGTCGAATTCGGCGGCAACGCTCTGGCATCCTGAGGCGCACTTCGATTGGGTAAGGCCGGGCATCGTGCTGTATGGGGCCTCGCCCAGCGGTCAGTGGCAGGATATCGCCAGTACCGGTCTGAAACCAGCCATGACGCTTACCAGCGACGTTATCGCCGTGCAAACGGTGAAGGCGGGTGCAGGGATTGGGTATGGTTATCGCTATCATGCGTCTGAAGAACAGCGTATCGGTATTGTCGCCTGCGGCTATGCCGATGGCTATCCGCGTCACGCGCCTACCGGCACGCCGGTTATGGTGGATGGCGTGCGCACCCGAACGCTGGGAACCGTTTCTATGGATATGCTGGCCGTAGATTTAACGCCTTGCCCGCAGGCCGGCATTGGTTCGAAGGCCGAGCTGTGGGGTGAGCAGATCAAAATTGACGAGGTGGCCAGCAGTGCCGGTACCGTTGGCTATGAGCTGATGTGTGCGCTGACACCGCGGGTACCGGTTGAAGTCCGTTAA
- a CDS encoding D-amino acid dehydrogenase: MRVVILGSGVVGVASAWYLAQAGHEVTVIDRQSGAAQETSAGNAGQISPGYAAPWAAPGVPLKAMKWMFQRHAPLAIRLDGSRFQLEWMWQMLRNCDIRHYQENKSRMVRIAEYSRDCMKVLREQTGIRYEGRQGGTLQLFRTAQQYESASKDIAVLEEAGVPYELLEAHQLARVEPALAMTQHKLTGGLRLPNDETGDCQLFTQRLAEMAVQAGVTFRFNTPVDRLLREGNRIVGVQCGNEVLTADSYVVAFGSWSTALLKDIVSIPVYPLKGYSLTIPLRDEAGAPVSTVLDETYKIAITRFDRRIRVGGMAEIVGFNTQLPPVRRETLEMVVRDLYPNGGFVEQASFWTGLRPMTPDGTPIVGATPLKNLYLNTGHGTLGWTMACGSGQLLSDIISGKRPAIAADDLSVHRYLPGFSPVTHPQLPNANVAR; the protein is encoded by the coding sequence ATGCGTGTTGTCATTCTGGGAAGTGGAGTTGTCGGCGTAGCCAGCGCCTGGTATCTGGCACAGGCGGGACATGAGGTAACGGTGATCGATCGCCAGTCAGGCGCTGCACAGGAAACCAGTGCCGGAAACGCCGGGCAGATCTCGCCGGGCTATGCGGCACCCTGGGCAGCACCGGGCGTACCGCTAAAAGCAATGAAGTGGATGTTTCAGCGCCATGCGCCGCTGGCGATTCGACTCGACGGCAGTCGTTTTCAGCTGGAATGGATGTGGCAGATGCTGCGTAACTGCGATATTCGTCACTATCAGGAAAACAAAAGCCGCATGGTGCGTATTGCCGAATATAGCCGCGACTGCATGAAGGTACTGCGTGAGCAGACCGGTATCCGGTATGAAGGGCGTCAGGGCGGCACGCTACAGCTGTTTCGCACCGCTCAGCAATATGAGAGCGCCAGTAAAGATATCGCCGTGCTGGAAGAGGCGGGCGTGCCTTATGAACTACTGGAAGCGCATCAGCTTGCCCGCGTTGAGCCTGCGCTGGCAATGACACAGCATAAACTGACCGGTGGGCTGCGGCTGCCGAATGATGAAACCGGTGACTGCCAGCTGTTTACGCAACGTCTGGCGGAGATGGCCGTGCAGGCCGGGGTGACTTTCCGCTTTAACACGCCGGTGGATCGCCTGCTGCGTGAAGGAAACCGTATCGTTGGCGTGCAGTGTGGCAACGAGGTGCTGACGGCGGACAGCTATGTGGTGGCTTTTGGTTCCTGGTCTACCGCGTTGCTGAAAGATATCGTCTCTATTCCTGTTTATCCGCTGAAAGGCTATTCGCTGACTATTCCATTGCGCGATGAAGCGGGTGCGCCGGTTTCTACCGTGCTGGATGAAACTTACAAAATTGCGATTACGCGCTTCGATCGGCGTATTCGCGTCGGCGGTATGGCTGAGATCGTCGGCTTTAATACGCAGCTGCCACCGGTACGGCGCGAAACGCTGGAAATGGTGGTACGCGACCTCTATCCCAACGGCGGTTTTGTTGAGCAGGCAAGCTTCTGGACCGGCCTGCGCCCGATGACGCCGGACGGCACGCCCATCGTCGGCGCAACGCCGCTGAAGAATCTTTATCTCAATACTGGTCACGGTACGCTCGGTTGGACGATGGCATGCGGTTCAGGCCAGCTGCTTTCTGATATCATTTCCGGCAAAAGACCGGCAATTGCCGCAGATGACCTGTCGGTACACCGTTATCTGCCTGGTTTCTCGCCGGTAACGCATCCGCAGCTACCTAATGCTAACGTTGCACGTTAA